One window of the Anomalospiza imberbis isolate Cuckoo-Finch-1a 21T00152 chromosome 12, ASM3175350v1, whole genome shotgun sequence genome contains the following:
- the GINS3 gene encoding DNA replication complex GINS protein PSF3 — protein sequence MSEAYFRVGPGLGMEENFLSLDDILMSQEKLPGRAASALPRLAVLMGQSAGSGESVPEGSKLEIPLWLAKGLHDSKRRIISVELPKIYKEAWRTVFSADANVVDLHKMGPYYYGFGSQLLNFENPENPEIAQTILQTFIARFRRIMDSSQNAYNEDTSALVARLDELERALFQVGQKGLNDFQCWEKGQASQITASSLVQNYGKRKLTEVDG from the exons ATGTCCGAGGCGTATTTCCGCGTGGGCCCCGGGCTGGGCATGGAGGAGAATTTCCTCTCGCTGGACGATATCCTGATGTCGCAGGAGAAGCTGCCGGGCCGCGCCGCGAGCGCGCTGCCGCGCCTGGCCGTGTTGATGGGGCAGAGCGCCGGCAGCGGCGAGTCCGTGCCGGAG GGGTCAAAGCTGGAAATCCCCCTGTGGCTTGCTAAAGGGCTGCACGACAGCAAAAGGAGAATCATCTCTGTGGAACTGCCAAAGATTTACAAGGAAGCCTGGAGGACGGTGTTCAGTGCTGATGCCAATGTGGTTGATCTGCATAAAATGGGGCCCTACTACTATGGATTTGGTTCACAGCTCCTGAATTTTGAGAATCCAGAGAATCCTGAGATAGCTCAGACTATCCTGCAG ACGTTCATTGCCCGTTTCCGCCGCATCATGGACTCCTCTCAGAACGCCTACAACGAGGACACGTCTGCGCTGGTGGCTCGGCTGGATGAGCTGGAACGGGCTCTCTTTCAAGTGGGCCAGAAAGGGCTGAATGACTTCCAGtgctgggaaaagggacaggCTTCTCAAATCACAGCTTCCAGTCTGGTGCAGAACTATGGGAAAAGAAAGCTCACAGAAGTGGATGGTTAA